The Oncorhynchus kisutch isolate 150728-3 linkage group LG10, Okis_V2, whole genome shotgun sequence region ggatgaaagaagaagaggaaaggagaattagggaggaagaagaaaggagacagagagaactggAAGTGATGAGaatcagagaggaagaagagaggatacagagagaagaagagagaaggatgagggaggaATTGGAGCTTATGCAgcgagaggaggagcagaggacactggaggaagagaaaaggaggaaagaggaagaggaaagaatgaggaaagaggaagaggagaggaagcagCACGAACTGGAGGCAGAGCGTCTCTGTGTCGAGGAGGAAAAGAGACTGAAAGAggcagaagaagaggaggaaaggaagaaagagcaggtggaagaaaagagaaaactgcttgcagaggaggaggaggagaagagactgtGTGCAGAAGTGGCTGCGAGCAGCTCTGACCCTGAAAGGAAGAGGAGGGCGGAGGAGGTGcgctggagagagatggaggagagacaaAGGCCGTTCACCTTCAAAGTGTCCTCTGGGGAGAAGCAGATTCTGTTCCAGAAGGTCAACCTGACGCCTGTTACGCCGGCCTCCAGCCAGCAGGGGAGTGCTGTGACTGAACACAAAGAGGGAGTCAAGGCCTCGTCCCCTGGAGGAGCTGACTCCCCAACCCTCCCGTCCTCTCAGTATGTCCCCCACACAGCCATCCTGGTGACGGGTGCCCAGCTCTGTGGGACTGCTGTCAACCTGGACCATATCAAAGAAACAGCTTGTAAGTCTCTCCTGGGTCTGGCAGATGAAAAGAAAGCTGCCATGGGCACCCCGCCACCAACCAAGAGCAAGACTTCACCAGACCGCAAGTCTGGGAAAACCAAATCCCTCAGCGAGTCCACAGACCAGTCCAGTGCAGCCGTCCTTGCAGAGTGGGCCAGTATCCGCTCCAAGATATTCAAGGGGGCGGGGGAGGGAAAGTATGAGGAATACCCAGACCACCAGAGCCAGAGCCGACCCAGCAGTGAGGACCAGAGTCCGTTCCTCCATAGCAACCTCAGGAAGACCATGTCCGCCAGCGCCAAGTTCTCCATCACCCCGGCCAGGAAGAAGTTTGCCGACTCAAACAGGAACTCTGAGGTGTTGAGtcaggaagagaaggaaggaggaaggcCAGCAACTGCTGTCTCCGACACCTCCTCCAGTGTCTCTGTTCCCCCTGCAGCTTCAACAGCCCCAGACAGCAAGACCCAGAGCCGGGGCGGTAAGACTGTCCGGATTGCAGATGGAACAGGGGAGTGCATGTTTGCCAAAGACCTCCCGTCTTTCATAGTCCCCAGCTCTTCCCAGGCCTCACCCAGACCCAAGGGCTCTGAGACAGATACTGGGAGCCTGGGAGGAGAATCAGAGGACTCTGATGGccgggaggagggggaggagaagggccAGCCATCTCCATTTGGGATCAAGCTGAGGAGGACCAACTACTCCCTCCGCTTCCACAGTGATCAGTCGACAGACAAGAGGAAGAAGAGGTACAGTGCTGGCGACAGCTTTGACGGGGTCCCCTCACCTCTGACCCCCATTGACCGCGACTCTGACGCCTCAGTGTTCTCTAATAGCTCCAGCCCTGCATCTCCACTCAGAGAGAGCATTCCTGGGGTCAAGCCTGGACATGTGATTGTATCTCTTCCAGAGCCCCGGGCCAAAGCAGGCAAGTCTCCCACCCCTTCCATGCACAGCGAGGGGGAGAAGCTGCCGTCCAAACCCTCACTTTACCAGAGACCCAGCACATCCCCTAAACCTgcaacccctcccccctctccactccccAAAGTGGGCAGAGAGAGTTCCAGTGACGCAGTGGTCCAGAGGAGCTGGGTGGAGGCTGATTCAGCTGGCCATGAGGAgcgaggtgagaggaggagggaggagacctCAGCTGTGGCCCAGCTCCACAGGAACAGCCAGGGACAGAGCCAGGGCCAGGGGGAGGGGGAGCCCAAGGAGAAGAGGTCCTTCTTCCCCTCCATCAGTATCCCCTGGAGGGAGAAGGCTGACAGGAAGACGGAGCTCATCAGAAGAGGTCAGTGTCACCTTGGGAAACGCCTGTGCTGCTGGTCCAAGACAGAGATTTGATGGATTTATTTTTTTAAGCGAGTAGGAAAGTCACTCCTGCATTTtaattacttgagtcattttgtgTGAATGTCCCAGTATATGATAGTTGTCTCGTCTCGCCCCTTACAGAGGGAAAGCCATCACTGCAGAGTAGGCACTCATTGGACAGTACGCGGGTCCAGGACAAGGAGTCAGGGCCTCTGTGGATCACGCTAGCGCTGCAGAAACAGAAAGGCTTCAGGGAGCAGCAGCAGAGCCGAGACGAACGCCGCAGCCACAGAGAGGCCAAACTGTCTGAGAAGCAAACCAAGGACAAAGACAACGTATGTTACTGCACTTTAACATACACGAATgccgtacatacacacacatgtgctTATGTAGAGAAAGACATGCACGTTCTCAGTAGTCACCTGTACTAATAACAGTAGGAGAGCACAGCTGAAAGGTAACTGTGTTTCATAGGATGTGTTGCTTAGTCCTATGGAGGGTAAGGGGAGTAGAAACACCAACCCTCCCAAACCACAGACACCGGAGGAAGCTAAGAGACCAGACACCCTCCTGGGCCGCTTGGAGCGCCGGGACCTCCTGAAGAAAGCCAACACCCTGCCCAGCTCTGTCACAGGTAAGAGCTAGCATATTCACAAGTGTTTGACATCACACTTTCCCAAGATCGGATCGGACAGTTAGGATATCTCACATCTATTACATCTGGATCATCATAATCAAACCAATCTGTTATGTAAATTGCATGGATGACTACACTTTTATGGCGTCCTCGGCGTGCTTTATAACCCTTTCTCTCTGGGTCTTGTGTTCCAGTTGAGATTGCAGACCCCACTCCATCGCCCCCTGCAGTGAAGGAGTTGACCAAGCGCTTCCCATCCACTGACTCTCCCCAGGTGTCCACTGAGCCGGCCTGGCTGGCTCTGGCCAAGCGCAAGGCTAAAGCCTGGAGTGACTGCCCTCAGATCATCAAATAACCTACTCTCTAACCTCTACACTGCatcagtacagtacacacacactgcccatgaACTATGACCCCTGTCCCAAACCAtcccctgacctctcctctctggtgTGCACCTGACCCTGCATTCTAACCTCAGCCACCAGCCCAAGTCATTCTCCTCCCATGCCACAATAACCATGCACTTGTTTGATTATGTCAAAAGTGTGTTTCACATTCATAATATAAATATGATCACACGTTTACAAACATGAACACTCAGTTCAAGCATGCTCTTAAACGAAAACATGAACACAAACTCAATTATTTTTTCAAGATTACCTGGCTGTATACTATCAACTATATAATATCTTCCAACAAGTCAAAAGATCCTATAGCAGCCAATCATGGCCACTGCTGGCCATTGCATTAGCCAATCCCAACCCTTCCTTCCCTTCAGTAGCCAATCAAAGCTCCACAGCTGTAAATAGATCATACACTAAACATAATACAAGATAAAAATGCTGATGTATTGGAAAGACGTGTCTTGACAGGTCTGAAAAAGGATAAAGATTCTTAATTTCAAGGGTACTTTGGTGACAGTGTTAAGGGCTACCAGTAGCCAATAACCCAACATGACAGATGATCAACCCTGGTTTATCTCccttaaaataaaaacatttccttaTCTCGTGGGGTTTATTTCAAGCACTGGTTTTAACAATGTTGAAACAATATATTTGTCATCTCTGAGCCTTGTCTGCAATGTACAGAATAAGCTTCTTTTTTTCttaaaaagcaaacaaacatgtATTCAAAAGCAGTACTTAGTATAGAACTATTCTCACTGTGTCCGTGATGACTGTGACAGCTGTCAAAGATGCTATATTGTAAAAAAGATAAATACATTGCCATGACAGAGTTGTTTTGAATCTCACCGCAGTTTGTAAAATAACACTAGATCTGTCATAATCAAATGTCGACTGTACTGAAACAAACCATTAAAGACCAGGTGTCAGGTGGTTGTGAATTGCACAATGTTCTTACCACTTTAATTGTGTCCTGTATTTTGCTTTGCTGTGGAAAGAGACAACCTACCGGCTGTAACACACATTCTCCTGTCATGTCACCGCTAATGCGTTGACCTATAATAAGGCCTTTTCTCCTCCAGCATTTGGAAAGTCACATTCTGTGAATCCCATCATAGGATAATCTTACAGCTATATCACATCCTCTTCCATTTTCCTCAATGTCATGTGAACCAGCCAGCCTTGCTATGAGAACATCTGCTGGGCTGTCTGTTGATGACAGACATCCTATGGCTATTTCTCCCATCACTACCTTGCTCTCACTACTCAATGTAAAGACCTGTATGTGTGTTGTTAGAGGCGGTTTTACCGGAACGTTGGTCAAAAAGAGGACCCcaaggctcagtcactttggcaTTTTTGTTTAACTTTGATTGTGTGCAATAGTGTAGTgtacacagtgttgtatgtaACAACATATTGTTTGATAATATTTGCACTTTTTTTGTCTGACTTAAAAGGTATTCATGAGAACATCTTAAAGTGATGCAAATGTTATGAATTATGTAAATTAAATACTGATGTCTGAACTCAAAGCTTAGAATCATATTCCTCATTCAAATGAGTGTCAACACATTTGTTTCCGATCTTATTCTTTAATATTATAAGAGGGTACAAAAACACGATATCATATCTCAGGAATCTATTTGAGCTCCCCTGTCGGCGCCACACAATACACAAAGTCATTGCGACATCCCACCACCAGGGAGCGCTCCCACACCACAGGAGAGGAGAACAGCTCcccgagcagagagagagatgctctcAAGGTCCCATCCTCTCCATCCAGAATGCACAGGGTCCCGTCTGTGGAGGCCAGGCCTACCAATGTACCCTCCTTACCCCAGGCTGACCCGTCAAACACACAGGGGCTGGAGTACACCCTGCTGGGGGTCTGATAGCGCCACACCAATGAGCCGTCAGTACAGTtcagacagtacacacacccgTCATGTGACCCACACACAACCCTCTGCTTGTCTGGTGTGATGCAGGGGGATGAGAAAACTGGTCCATTGGTCACATACTGCCAGACCTGCGAAAACACAAAGCATTAACACAAATGAAACACCTCAGTGAGGAAAATGAAGATGATCAAGACACTAAACTGCCATTATCTTAGTGCCAGGTCTTCCTCTCACCATTTCCCCTGTGTGGCTGAAGCAGCAGATGTTTCCATCCACAGAGCCGATGATGATGTGACCCGAGGAGCAACTTGGTGAGGAGAAGAATGGAGTCTTCCTGGAATATGTCCACAGGACAGCACCAGTGTCCTAACAGAAGAACATTGAGTCAGTCGGTTGTCTTCACTCAAACAGTGCTAGTGCTTCTGAGCCATGTCAGTAAACAAGCGCGGGTATTACTACTAAGTGTGATTTGTGCAGGTAAGGAAGCATGGACACTCACAGGATTGAGACAGAGGAGATGTCCTCCGAGGGTGGCTACATACAGCTGcctgagagaggggtggagacagggcGAGGAGAACACCGCCCCACACCCACAGTGGCGCTTCCAAACACACTGCCGAACCTAGAATACACACAAAAACCTATAACTATTGAGCATGTGATGCAAGATTTACACTGGAAAggtatgcacatacacacacacacctgtgggtCGAGGGCATAGACGTGGCCATCATGCGACCCCACCATCACTAGGCCTGTGAGAGGGTCCACAGTAGGACAGCTCTTCACTGTGTCTCCAGTCTCAAACACCCACTGTGTCTCCCCAGACTCCACACACAGGAAATACACACCACCATCATAGCACCCTGAGAACAAACACACAACatagaccctcaatatttaacctttatttaactaggcaagtcagttaagaacaaattcttatttacaacgacggcctaggaacagtggtttaactgccttgttcaggggcagaattacaaaTTTTagccttgccagctcggggattcgatccagcaacattttggttactagtccaacgctctaaccactaggctacctgccacccccaaaTATAcactgtagagtagaatagactaaACAATTTATCATAACCAAAAAAGCAGATGCTTTATGTGGATACTGACCAACCACGACGAGTCTTCCACATCGGGACACAGCAGAAGAGGACTCGATCCTGTCCCCTAAAACCCTTTCCCACAGCAGACCCCCGGTGGTCAGGTCCAGGGCCTGCATCCTGTGGGAATGGGAGCCAATGAACACTGTGGCCCTGGTGCCTCCTGAGGACCCGTCCGCTCCTCTCTGGACCAGCAGGACTGGAGAGGCGTCTACACACCTCCCTGTGTCTGACTCCCAGCTCACCACCAGTCCCAGACCACCAGCCTCTCTGGAGGGAGGGGTAACACTGCTAGCACTGGGATCATTGGCTCCTTTTTTCTGTGTATTTCTCGTTCTTTTGATTGGTCCCTCTGAGTCTGAGTAGGAGTTTTCATTGGTCCTCAAAGAGTCTGACTGACCCATTTCTACAACCTCCCCTGCTCTCCTTACCACTGTACATCTTACAGCCTTCTTCAAAgaagaaactacaactcccagaGGCCATTCTGCAGCTGTTGTAGAGTAGGGGTCTGTATGCTGTCTCTTGGGCTGTGCTGAGGAGACAGGGTCTGCTGGGCGTTTCATGGACACAGGATGGGATGTCCGGCTGTGCTCAGATGGGAAAGGCAGTGTTGCTATGGCAACATGGCGCAGTATTTCTGAGAAGGATCCGTCCAGGATAACCTCCAGAAGCCCTGATGAGGTCACTCCAACGGCAGTGGTGATGTCATTACAGAGACGCAGGGCCTGCAGAGAGTCGCCTCCACTTAACAGGAAGTTGGAGTCCTCCTGGATGGCTTCATCCTCCATTAGACCTAAAGTCTCctgacacacacaaatatacaggtACAAATATGTAAACTCTTGATGTAAAGGGGATATTGACTTGTATGTGACCATAATAAAACAACATAATGGCTTGTCTGTACCCTCCACAGAGActggagtctctctctcagtgtctccaTGTCCCCCAGTGCACTATGGGACTCTGAACCTGCACTCTGTCTCTGGTAGATCTTCATAAGTTCACCCATAGACACTTTCCCTGAAGAAACACCATTTAATTTACACCAGACTTCAGATACTACCATGGTCAAAAACGAATGGTAAAACCCTGATAGAAAATGTTTTAGAATGCAGCATCTACAGTAGAGTCTAGCGATGCTcagctacagaggacagtgtCACTCACCATGTGAGGATAGTGGTAGGGCCGGGACCAGGACTAGGGTGTCTGGAACACTGTGACTGGGTAGGACCTGAGACAACCTGTGGAGGATGGCCTTCTGTAGGCCTCTAGTTGAGGGGGCAGTCTCTTCAAGATGCTCTACCTGGTGCTCTACAGGGGAGGAGGAATGGGTTGCCTTTTGTTCTCCAGACGTAGAGCAGGCTACGACAAAGGCCACCAGCCGAGACCCCTCATACAGACCCACAGCACATGCCTCCACCTGGGGTAGACTCATTACAACCTGAAGGGGGACATGGAGGATTGAAAGATCAATGACTGGAGGTGGGGATAGCACAGGAAAATTGGTGATATGTGCCTGACATGACATGCTGTCTGAAATGGTACTGACTTGCTGTAAGGTGTCCAGATGCAGCCGCTGTCCATGGCGTTTGACCAGTCGGTCCCGCCTCCCGAGGAAGTAGAGATGTGTGTCTCTAATCTGCACCCAGTCTCCTGTGGACCGCATTGTACCAGGAGCAACATTCACCTCGTCATCTAGAAGGCACACCCTGTCCATCCCACCTATAAACACCTGTCCTTCCCCCTGAGTGATGACGCAGCCATCCTCATCTCTTAGCTCCACGGTGGTCTCCATCAGGGGAGGACCCAGCGGCACAGAGGATTCAGCCCTGTGAAATATCCATCCCGGTAAACAACAGAGTCAAATCAATTATATGTCCAGGGTGCAGAGAATTGGATAAAAGGTTCATAAAATGAGTTGCTGGTTTAGGCAGCAGTTGGATGCCACAGTCAGGGTTTTAGGGCTCAGTGGTCACTCACACGTCAGTAGACTGCAGGAGGCTCTCTGGTAAGTGGTAGCAGCAGGCCCAGCAGGAAACCTCAGTGATGCCGTAGATGTTGTAGATGTGAGTGCAGTTCCCCTGCTGCCTCCAGCTACGGAGCAGGGCTAGGGAGGGACAGGCCTCGCCCCCTAGGGCTAACACACGCAGAGAAGAGCCAGCAGAGAGGACCTCTTCCTGTAGGACACGCCTTCCAAAACGCCCAAGCAGAGTGGGCGTCACCTGAGGGAGACACAAAATTAGCAcatgcaacaacaaaaagcaACAAAAGGCTTGATAAGTTACTCTCATCCCACTGTCATAGTTACCTGTAAGACGGTCGTTTTGTGTTTCTTAAACAGCACATGAGCCAGTCTGTTGGGCATTCTCTTAATCGCAGTGGGGACGATGAGGAGACGTGCCCCTGATGACAACGCCAAAAATATCTCCACCACTGAAGGGTCAAAAGTCAGGGGAGAGGCCAGGAACACCACATCATCTGGTGTCATCTGAAACAGAGATCTGAAGAGATAAAGACAGAATGCTGTTTAACAAACAACATTTAATGAAATTCTTAACATTCAATGCAACCAGTAATCTGGACATTGATATACAGGAATACATGCATTACACCAATCCAACCAAAGGGACATACCGGAGGTGCAGTATATTGGGCACTATACACTTATGTGGTACCCTCACGGTCTTGGGAAGCCCTGTGGTTCCagatgtgtgtaatatatatgcCAGTGCCCCCTGGCTGGCACTCTCTGGAACTGCAGCAAGAGTAAAAAGGTCAGCATTCGGCTCTTCTTTACGGGCTGCAGTTGGTATGTGCTGTACTAGTACGAGGGTCAGGTTGTGAGCAGACCACACTGCACACACCTCTATAGACATGAGGTTGGAAAATGCCATCTGGAATTgctagggaaagagagagtcaaATAGTCAGAAGGTGAAACCTGTCAGCAAGTAATCATAATTTTAAGCCACAGTTAGTTGTAATATAAACCACTCTCATAATGCTCTGTGAAGTCCACTCTTACCTGCAACAGGTCACTCTGTAGAACACAGTACTTCAGCCCACACTGCTTCATGACACGGGCAGACAAGAGTGCTGGCGCATCTGGGTCCAGTGGTACATACGCAGCAGGTAACTGGAGGATGCTGACAGACAGAGGATCCCCTTGAGAGCTGTGTTTACAGTAGTCCAAGCCGAGAACTTACAGTAGACTTGGGTAATACTAATCTATGGTATGCAACAGCTGATCAAATGGATCAACCCCCATTGAGAGTCATTAGCTATCTGCACACCATTAAAAAGAGAGCAGTGAATAATATCTTGCCATAGAGATGAATCTAATTTGGGCTAATTGGATGGTGCTGTTCCAGATCATCTATTGTATAAATAGACAATTGCTTTGATTTCCAATAATAAACTTACCCCAGAATCCACACAGGAAGGTTGATATCTGGCTGACAATATAATGCAATTTCTCTTGtattttgcacacactgtatctgTAGAAAAAGTGTTAATTCATTTCCAAGAGCAACAAGTTCGTGGTAATAAAGCAACATGGGACCTCCTTCTGTTATTCCCTTGTCAAATGTGACAGCTATTTTGCCACTATGCAAAGAAGAAGCTGCGAGCACCATGTCTTGTAGTGTTTTCGTTGCCATCTCCGGGTGAATACGGAAAATCTAAAGTATGGCTATTCACTATCACATTCATGTTACATAGTTACTTTACAACAGAACTACTGATTTTGTTGTTGGCTGGTCGATGTTTTGTCGCATGAAGATGACATCACACCACACCATGTAGAAAAAAACGTGTCACATAGTGAAACATCCAATCATAGTTCAGTATTTTGTTGCGGGAAATTTAAAAATATTTTCGTGACTAGATGGAGTACAGCTACGACTAGAAGGGACTTTTTGCATCAGGTTAGGAGATCAATTTAGCTAACCATAAAACCTAAACCTGTCTCCTAACCTAccacattaattatcctaacctgctacaaaaaaAACGACTTCCGATCGAAGCTGTATTCCGCTAGTCAGAGCCCTTGACCCGGAGAGAAGCAAACAAATGAGGGGAATACATTTTTTTCCGTTTTAGTGTTTTGATTGATAAAGTCTGACAACATGGACGACTTCGTAAAAAATCAATTTCAGAACAATGTCAAGATTTACACTGATCATCTGGAGAGAATCGTTCAGAAGGTAGGTGGAAATGGACTggtagctagttaacgttagggAACGTAAGtttagctaacgttggctaactTGTAACTCTGCCGTGAGCCGTGACTGTAACTAGAAGTTTGCTTATTTTGTAGACCGTATTCTTCTGACGATTTTGTATGATGATCATAGTTAGAAAAGACACCCTCTTTTGGTGTTAGCCAACTAACTAGTAGTAGCAGAGCAGATGCAGTTTTCAAAACGTATGTAGCGACTGACTTTGGTAGTAGCTAGTCTTTTCTCGCCAATCCCCCTTATGGCCACGGGACGAAATGCTCCAACAATGCACACCCCTCATCAATGGCACTCAGGACTACCAAGCATgtaccaaatcaaattgtatttgtcacatgctccgaatacaacaggtttagaccttagtgaaatgtttacttacaagcccttaataaccaacaatgcagttttaagaaaaataaggtgagatgagtggatggatgagtaaaaaataacaaataattaaagagcagcagtaaaataacataacgatgcacaggttagtcgaggtaatatgtacatgtaggtagagtaagtgactatgcatagatgatgaacagagagtagcagcagtgtagaagaggggggggggggcgacaatgcaaatagtctgggtagccatttgattagctgttcaggagtcttatggcttgtgggtagaagctgttaagaagccttttggacctagacttggcggtaccagagagaacagtctatgggtggggtgactggagtctttgaccatttttagggccttcctcttcacgcctggtatagagatcctggatggcaggaaacttggccccagtgatgtactggaccgtacgcactaccctctgtagtgccttgcggtcggaggccaagccattgccataccaggcagtgatgccctcgatggtgcagctgtagagccttttaaggatctgaggacccatgccaaataatttcagtctcctgagggggaataggctttgtcgtgccctcttcacgactgtagtCCTtcgtcttgatcacattgagggagaggttgttatcctggcaccacacggccaggtctctgacctcccccctATAGGGAAACATCCAAATGTGCCTGTATTTACTCTTTCTGACTCAACAGTATTCAAAGCTGCATGATGATGGGACTGAGGTGAACCTGGAGGACATAACTCCCCAAGGTAAACAAAAGTCAGTTTATGGTGTCACTGTGGATCTTCAGTGCTTGAAGAATAATTGTTTAGTCTTGTCAACAATAAGTAGCCAGCTTTATGTTGATGGGTAAACCATCTGGACTCAGAAGAATTGGCTCCATGCCTtgatgttttcttttttttttttcatgtatCCTGTCATTGGATGGAGAAGATGTGAGCCGTTGCATGTTCAAGTCAGAGTTGG contains the following coding sequences:
- the cracd gene encoding capping protein inhibiting regulator of actin dynamics isoform X2, which produces MSQENVSDKVRNLQRQIAQNIKFGQRPPSLRKSEGDEGSSDEEEVPRSPLKVLAQVEAEPVDTETKGASQSQGPSQSQGPSQSHGAAQAGTPSTPVKSPRSKRVLPATGTIESIDLDGVPQSVPRLDNTAAKHKLSVKPKNQRISRKHRRFTQDLQEVDIPGILQEETDAADVHRTAEEETPPEKTKKQKLQEDERQESRRKRELAEQRHREEEEDRKKKAEEWRLRELEEERCRQQEEELIRKEEEERRQGEEMERRMKEEEERRIREEEERRQRELEVMRIREEEERIQREEERRMREELELMQREEEQRTLEEEKRRKEEEERMRKEEEERKQHELEAERLCVEEEKRLKEAEEEEERKKEQVEEKRKLLAEEEEEKRLCAEVAASSSDPERKRRAEEVRWREMEERQRPFTFKVSSGEKQILFQKVNLTPVTPASSQQGSAVTEHKEGVKASSPGGADSPTLPSSQYVPHTAILVTGAQLCGTAVNLDHIKETACKSLLGLADEKKAAMGTPPPTKSKTSPDRKSGKTKSLSESTDQSSAAVLAEWASIRSKIFKGAGEGKYEEYPDHQSQSRPSSEDQSPFLHSNLRKTMSASAKFSITPARKKFADSNRNSEVLSQEEKEGGRPATAVSDTSSSVSVPPAASTAPDSKTQSRGGKTVRIADGTGECMFAKDLPSFIVPSSSQASPRPKGSETDTGSLGGESEDSDGREEGEEKGQPSPFGIKLRRTNYSLRFHSDQSTDKRKKRYSAGDSFDGVPSPLTPIDRDSDASVFSNSSSPASPLRESIPGVKPGHVIVSLPEPRAKAGKSPTPSMHSEGEKLPSKPSLYQRPSTSPKPATPPPSPLPKVGRESSSDAVVQRSWVEADSAGHEERGERRREETSAVAQLHRNSQGQSQGQGEGEPKEKRSFFPSISIPWREKADRKTELIRREGKPSLQSRHSLDSTRVQDKESGPLWITLALQKQKGFREQQQSRDERRSHREAKLSEKQTKDKDNDVLLSPMEGKGSRNTNPPKPQTPEEAKRPDTLLGRLERRDLLKKANTLPSSVTVEIADPTPSPPAVKELTKRFPSTDSPQVSTEPAWLALAKRKAKAWSDCPQIIK
- the cracd gene encoding capping protein inhibiting regulator of actin dynamics isoform X1 — its product is MFPKVFLQWCAALSSCAAKIERRRQGKFQPFRRLFGRRKKREAAERGFDAVELKASFSTGEVCNGVVSDDEETNQHLRELNPIGSRALSHDSVFIPEEAVQEPSPEHTMSQENVSDKVRNLQRQIAQNIKFGQRPPSLRKSEGDEGSSDEEEVPRSPLKVLAQVEAEPVDTETKGASQSQGPSQSQGPSQSHGAAQAGTPSTPVKSPRSKRVLPATGTIESIDLDGVPQSVPRLDNTAAKHKLSVKPKNQRISRKHRRFTQDLQEVDIPGILQEETDAADVHRTAEEETPPEKTKKQKLQEDERQESRRKRELAEQRHREEEEDRKKKAEEWRLRELEEERCRQQEEELIRKEEEERRQGEEMERRMKEEEERRIREEEERRQRELEVMRIREEEERIQREEERRMREELELMQREEEQRTLEEEKRRKEEEERMRKEEEERKQHELEAERLCVEEEKRLKEAEEEEERKKEQVEEKRKLLAEEEEEKRLCAEVAASSSDPERKRRAEEVRWREMEERQRPFTFKVSSGEKQILFQKVNLTPVTPASSQQGSAVTEHKEGVKASSPGGADSPTLPSSQYVPHTAILVTGAQLCGTAVNLDHIKETACKSLLGLADEKKAAMGTPPPTKSKTSPDRKSGKTKSLSESTDQSSAAVLAEWASIRSKIFKGAGEGKYEEYPDHQSQSRPSSEDQSPFLHSNLRKTMSASAKFSITPARKKFADSNRNSEVLSQEEKEGGRPATAVSDTSSSVSVPPAASTAPDSKTQSRGGKTVRIADGTGECMFAKDLPSFIVPSSSQASPRPKGSETDTGSLGGESEDSDGREEGEEKGQPSPFGIKLRRTNYSLRFHSDQSTDKRKKRYSAGDSFDGVPSPLTPIDRDSDASVFSNSSSPASPLRESIPGVKPGHVIVSLPEPRAKAGKSPTPSMHSEGEKLPSKPSLYQRPSTSPKPATPPPSPLPKVGRESSSDAVVQRSWVEADSAGHEERGERRREETSAVAQLHRNSQGQSQGQGEGEPKEKRSFFPSISIPWREKADRKTELIRREGKPSLQSRHSLDSTRVQDKESGPLWITLALQKQKGFREQQQSRDERRSHREAKLSEKQTKDKDNDVLLSPMEGKGSRNTNPPKPQTPEEAKRPDTLLGRLERRDLLKKANTLPSSVTVEIADPTPSPPAVKELTKRFPSTDSPQVSTEPAWLALAKRKAKAWSDCPQIIK
- the aasdh gene encoding beta-alanine-activating enzyme translates to MATKTLQDMVLAASSLHSGKIAVTFDKGITEGGPMLLYYHELVALGNELTLFLQIQCVQNTREIALYCQPDINLPVWILGILQLPAAYVPLDPDAPALLSARVMKQCGLKYCVLQSDLLQQFQMAFSNLMSIEVCAVWSAHNLTLVLVQHIPTAARKEEPNADLFTLAAVPESASQGALAYILHTSGTTGLPKTVRVPHKCIVPNILHLRSLFQMTPDDVVFLASPLTFDPSVVEIFLALSSGARLLIVPTAIKRMPNRLAHVLFKKHKTTVLQVTPTLLGRFGRRVLQEEVLSAGSSLRVLALGGEACPSLALLRSWRQQGNCTHIYNIYGITEVSCWACCYHLPESLLQSTDVAESSVPLGPPLMETTVELRDEDGCVITQGEGQVFIGGMDRVCLLDDEVNVAPGTMRSTGDWVQIRDTHLYFLGRRDRLVKRHGQRLHLDTLQQVVMSLPQVEACAVGLYEGSRLVAFVVACSTSGEQKATHSSSPVEHQVEHLEETAPSTRGLQKAILHRLSQVLPSHSVPDTLVLVPALPLSSHGKVSMGELMKIYQRQSAGSESHSALGDMETLRERLQSLWRETLGLMEDEAIQEDSNFLLSGGDSLQALRLCNDITTAVGVTSSGLLEVILDGSFSEILRHVAIATLPFPSEHSRTSHPVSMKRPADPVSSAQPKRQHTDPYSTTAAEWPLGVVVSSLKKAVRCTVVRRAGEVVEMGQSDSLRTNENSYSDSEGPIKRTRNTQKKGANDPSASSVTPPSREAGGLGLVVSWESDTGRCVDASPVLLVQRGADGSSGGTRATVFIGSHSHRMQALDLTTGGLLWERVLGDRIESSSAVSRCGRLVVVGCYDGGVYFLCVESGETQWVFETGDTVKSCPTVDPLTGLVMVGSHDGHVYALDPQVRQCVWKRHCGCGAVFSSPCLHPSLRQLYVATLGGHLLCLNPDTGAVLWTYSRKTPFFSSPSCSSGHIIIGSVDGNICCFSHTGEMVWQYVTNGPVFSSPCITPDKQRVVCGSHDGCVYCLNCTDGSLVWRYQTPSRVYSSPCVFDGSAWGKEGTLVGLASTDGTLCILDGEDGTLRASLSLLGELFSSPVVWERSLVVGCRNDFVYCVAPTGELK